The Zingiber officinale cultivar Zhangliang chromosome 9A, Zo_v1.1, whole genome shotgun sequence genome window below encodes:
- the LOC122019309 gene encoding uncharacterized protein LOC122019309: MGYFRQELFMSSGSQEKIFKERQEAARKDVERAFGRRAPSILSTHLSLSLSFKAIRRRTQAKRGCSSRGGFLFAAIVEDPLLRRNLNSLFNSIYRPTKRRAERKQSTALCEWFRSFSGDRERKEKHTTSISVLLVKMSKAGPITASIAAASSAAFAAAATPYLFAVIAPSAAVKGESGSLKKASGSRSRRSAEDKFSPRFDGLRFIETLVTAHR; encoded by the exons ATGGGCTACTTTCGTCAAGAGCTTTTCATGTCCTCAGGATCCCAAGAGAAAATATTTAAAGAACGACAGGAGGCCGCGAGAAAGGATGTCGAGAGGGCATTTGGG CGTCGGGCCCCTTCCATTCTGTCCAcacacctctctctctctctctccttcaaAGCAATTCGGCGTCGAACCCAAGCAAAACGCGGTTGTTCGTCACGTGGAGGCTTTTTATTTGCTGCGATTGTCGAGGATCCACTGTTACGGCGGAACCTAAATTCTCTGTTCAATTCGATTTATAGACCTACAAAACGAAGGGCTGAGCGGAAACAGAGCACAGCACTCTGTGAATGGTTTCGAAGCTTCTCCGGCGATCGTGAGAGGAAGGAGAAGCACACGACCTCGATCTCCGTCCTCCTCGTCAAGATGAGCAAGGCCGGACCCATCACTGCTTCGATCGCAGCCGCCTCCTCTGCCGCTTTCGCTGCCGCGGCCACTCCTTACCTCTTCGCGGTCATTGCTCCCTCCGCCGCTGTCAAAGGG GAATCAGGATCATTGAAGAAAGCTTCGGGATCTAGATCGAGGCGTAGCGCCGAAGACAAGTTCTCGCCGAGGTTCGACGGTCTCAGATTCATCGAGACGCTGGTAACGGCGCACCGGTGA